Below is a genomic region from Sinorhizobium fredii USDA 257.
ACCACCTACAGGACCTCGACGGGTAAAGGTGGCTTATGAGCCAGGAACGCGACTGTTCCCGATGATCGCTTCATCCGGGTTGGGTGTCCCCTCAACGCACTCGATTCGCATGAGCGGCGCGGCGCTCCCGACTTACCGCGGTTGCAGTCACTTAGAGTGTGGCGAGATCGGATGGGATGATGATGTGGACGCCCCCGCGCCGGCGGTTGCCGCTATGATGCCGGCCAGTTACCCGCAGCAAAAGAGGAGCGTTGACAATGCAGATCACGACCGTTGGATTGGATTTGGCCAAGAGCGTGTTTCAGGCGCATGGTGTCGATGAGACAGGCGCAACCGTGCTGGTGAAACGGCTGCATCGCAAGCAGATGCTGCCGTTCTTCTCGAAGCTGCCACCCTGCCTAATCGGAATGGAAGCGTGTGGCACAGCGCACCATTGGGCTCGGACGCTCGCCGCCATGGGGCACGAGGTCCGGCTCATTCCCCCATCCTACGTGAAGCCCTATGTCAAACGCGGCAAGAGCGACGCGCTGGATGCCGAGGCAATCTGCGAAGCCGTGCAGCGCCCGACGATGCGGTTCGTGCCTGTGAAGACGGTGGCGCAGCAGAGCATTCTCATGACGCATCGCGCCAGGTCGCTGCTCGTTCGCCAACGCACCATGGTCGCAAATGCGTTGCGGGCGCATCTGGCTGAACTCGGCTTAGTCGCCAATCCAGGCATTGCCAATCTGGCAAAGTTGGCGCAGCAAGCGCTGTCTGGCGAGAGCAGCTTGCCCTCCTATGCCCGGACCACGCTGGACATTCTGATCCGGCAGATCCTGGTGTTTGCCGATGAGATCGCTGCGCTGGATCAGCAACTTCTCGCTTGGCATGCCGACAGCGAGGCCAGTCGCCGGCTCTCCGCTATCCCCGGCCTCGGCATAGTCACAGCCACGGCGGTCGCCGCCACCGTCACCGATCCCGAGCAATTCCGCTCCGGCAGGCAATTTGCCGCCTGGCTCGGCCTGACGCCGCAGCAGTGTTCGACCGGAGGAAAAACCCAGCTCGGCGGCATCTCCAAGCAGGGAGACCGATACTTGCGGAGGTTGCTCGTCGTCGGCGCCACCGCCGTTATCCGTCATACGAAGGACAAGGCAACGCCCCTGGCGAACTGGATCAGAAAGCTCCTGGAGAAAAAGCCGTTCAGGCTGGTCTCCGTTGCCCTCGCCAATAAACTCGCGCGGATCGCATGGGTCGTGCTGACCCGCAAGGAAGCCTATCGGGCCCATGAAATGATCGCCTGAGTTCAATCCCAGAGAACCGGAATTGGTAACGGCAGTCGATGATGTGTAACGATCGAGCCAATGGTGAGGCCAACCCGTCTGATTCAATGCGCTTCAAACGCGCGCCAGCTTGATCAGGGTCCTCATCGGCGGATTTCCATCAGGGCCAGCGGTCAAACTTCATACCGCACAAACAGGCCGGACATATGAAAGCAACCGATCAAACCACCCGACAAAAAGCCCTTGCCATAGGGGGCGTCCACATATGATCACTTGCCGGGGTGTCAGTCGGCACGGAAATTGTTGAGCCCCTATCGGCGCTTGTGCATAAGCAAGATCGATCGACGCCCAGACAGCCAGTTAGAGGGTCGGTACGTCAGTCTCGCCGATACGAAGCTGAGTCGACGTGTATATAGGTCTGGCTGGCGTCAATATCTTGACGCTTGTAACGTATGGCGCCTGTCAGACGGGGGTGCTAAGAATTCCTGCCCCTGTCAGCTGCGGGCATACGCTGTGCGCTTCGATCGTGAACGCCTACTCTGCAGGAAAGCCCGCACCCGAGTCCGCAGATCAAATGTCAAAATCCAGCGATGGCCTGATGCGAATAACTCCCTCGCCTCGGAATTCGGCAACGTGCGGCATGCCCATCATCAAAAACGTTGTTGTCGGGACCTCTGCGGTTG
It encodes:
- a CDS encoding IS110 family transposase — translated: MQITTVGLDLAKSVFQAHGVDETGATVLVKRLHRKQMLPFFSKLPPCLIGMEACGTAHHWARTLAAMGHEVRLIPPSYVKPYVKRGKSDALDAEAICEAVQRPTMRFVPVKTVAQQSILMTHRARSLLVRQRTMVANALRAHLAELGLVANPGIANLAKLAQQALSGESSLPSYARTTLDILIRQILVFADEIAALDQQLLAWHADSEASRRLSAIPGLGIVTATAVAATVTDPEQFRSGRQFAAWLGLTPQQCSTGGKTQLGGISKQGDRYLRRLLVVGATAVIRHTKDKATPLANWIRKLLEKKPFRLVSVALANKLARIAWVVLTRKEAYRAHEMIA